The DNA segment CGTGTGCAACATCGGCGATTGTTTGATGCGATGGACCAACGACACCTATGTTTCAACGCCTCATCGGGTGAGGCCGCCACTTCGGGAGCGATTTTCGATCGCGTTCTTTCTGGAGGTCGATCCGGCAGCCGTGGTTGACCCGCGGCAACTATTTCCTGAACAAGTCCCTAAATATCAACCGGTTAGCTGCGCAGAATATTTGGCAGACCGGTTGGATGCGACCTATGGATTCCGTCAAAAGGAAACGTAAGTGAATGTAAACGAAATATTATGAAACAGGTCAATGTTCAAATGTGAATATTTACGTGATCTTTTGGGGAGATAAACCGTCTAATAACACAACTTGGCAAAATAAAGAGATATAGGAGTTGAGCCATGAAATTTACTTGCCCTTGTTGTGGATATAAAGCGGTTGAAGAGAGTGCAGAGCAATGTGCGCTCTGCAACTGGAAAAGCGACCCGTACCAGGCAATGGATCCTGACGACAATGCGGGCCGGAATTTAATCAGCCTACGGGAAGCACAGCATCGTTTTATTGCCCTGAATAAAATGGTCACTGATTTTAAGAAAGATTCTAAATGGTGTGCCTTTGCAGCGCCGAAGAGTGAATCCGGCTGTGAGAGCTGGATCATTCGTTATTTTGAGCCCCACTATTGTTA comes from the Ketobacter sp. MCCC 1A13808 genome and includes:
- a CDS encoding CPCC family cysteine-rich protein, whose translation is MKFTCPCCGYKAVEESAEQCALCNWKSDPYQAMDPDDNAGRNLISLREAQHRFIALNKMVTDFKKDSKWCAFAAPKSESGCESWIIRYFEPHYC